The following are encoded in a window of Oncorhynchus mykiss isolate Arlee chromosome Y, USDA_OmykA_1.1, whole genome shotgun sequence genomic DNA:
- the si:dkey-251i10.2 gene encoding putative defense protein Hdd11, protein MELLMFSLVLLQGISPCFSFPNGAPTSACDDMVPRHTGVQPQPTPAPYTILTSSKTLQTGQPITVTITGTNYRGVLLEARSAASTSTNALGSWQLPPPDTKFLQCSGNKEGAITHANTNLKDDTTVFTWLPPNNTNTIYFMATVAQQRTVYWLNIRSGTLIKGSEGIGLATGGNPGMASKGFLLLLAPCMLVSQMLPI, encoded by the exons ATGGAGCTGTTGATGTTTAGTCTGGTCCTTCTACAAGGGATCTCTCCCTGCTTTAGCTTTCCCAACGGTGCACCCACCTCCGCCTGTGATGACATGGTTCCTCGTCACACTGGGGTGCAGCCACAGCCCACCCCAGCACCCTACACCATCCTCACCAGCTCCAAGACCCTTCAGACTGGCCAGCCCATTACAG TGACTATAACTGGAACAAACTACAGAGGCGTGCTTCTGGAGGCCAGATCGGCAGCCAGCACTAGCACTAATGCTTTAGGAAGTTGGCAACTTCCTCCTCCAGATACCAAATTCCTGCAG TGCTCAGGAAATAAAGAAGGTGCCATCACCCATGCCAATACTAATTTGAAAGACGACACTACCGTGTTTACCTGGTTACCACCCAACAACACCAACACTATCTACTTCAT GGCCACTGTAGCCCAACAGCGCACTGTCTACTGGTTGAATATCAGGTCAGGAACTTTGATCAAAG GATCAGAGGGCATTGGTCTGGCTACAGGTGGAAATCCAGGGATGGCCAGTAAAGGATTTCTGCTGCTCCTTGCCCCATGTATGCTGGTGTCACAGATGCTCCCAATATAG
- the si:dkey-251i10.3 gene encoding U3 small nucleolar RNA-associated protein 14 homolog A, translating to MSPNMPAVEHALLRQRTADLTPIRHLHCTCVSSEFLVKMAKSKAARKSGENMKITSSCETVVQGMDDEDDEELQRALADDIISASEDEGGSDDERKHCKLLEAISSLGGKKRKKLTERSEASIQVSEFTVNAEGEGDKIHLSDLIGTLDKTPSALIKTKKQLKNLQHNQSTLETPLTRKETEKIQREVAFEKTSKEVSRWQSVVLQNQKAEQLVFPLNQEPSGPKRIEQVVAGWKAQTPLEQEIFSLLRMNKQPLHDPVLTPTEEASLRAMSLEEAKIRRAELQKTRVLQSYYEAKAKRGKRIKSKKYHRIQKKVMRKEYLKQFDEMVKTDPAAALEELKKMELSRMKERMSLKHQNSGKWAKSKAIMAKYDDGARKAMQKQLEVNKDLTQKLVIPADEDEEDEEESAETLPDFVNDVEPILDQVNPWMRGKLSTEPMMEESNRLHPPVWPREVGKPGEGRDDQEEDEEQMEETEEESLLRGFEERRKLRQTEDVKVAPMTMEENDDGKKAEILEISDDDEEAVEISDDEEALEVSDDEEAGLSNFTSLFHGLVNHMEPPADQPKAGPGLGQGESPALLEEGLVRVRTLEDVELLSQDISASDTALLTTRDLGTEETDTQSATQQADKKRKKMIDPNEVLTKEAKVIEMPLAPTAVEDVEDKEEQRVIIKEAFAGDDVISDFLKDKRKQEEAGRPKVIDLTLPGWGEWGGLGLQPSRSKRKRFRVKVAPPPPRQDQKLPNIIIAEKRDSSIAAHQVCQLPFPFENPIQFERTIRSPVGRTWNTQNTVQKITAPKVVTQLGAIIEPIAREDLIKDIRQAVTGPSINLESDQGPQKKRRSQQKKKHKRKKN from the exons ATGTCCCCGAACATGCCAGCTGTGGAACACGCGCTTTTACGACAGCGTACGGCAGACTTGACTCCCATACGGCATTTACATTGCACGTGTGTTTCTAGCGAGTTTCTAGTCAAAATGGCCAAGTCAAAAGCTGCACGAAAGAGTGGAGAAAATATGAAGATTACAAG TTCCTGTGAGACGGTGGTCCAGGGGATGGATGACGAAGATGACGAGGAGCTTCAACGTGCACTGGCAGATGACATCATTAGTGCTAGTGAGGATGAG GGAGGCAGCGATGATGAGAGGAAACACTGCAAGCTGCTGGAGGCCATCAGCTCGCTTGGGGGGAAGAAGAG GAAGAAGCTTACTGAACGGTCTGAAGCAAGCATTCAGGTGTCAGAATTCACAGTCAATGCTGAAG GTGAAGGAGACAAAATACATTTGTCTGACCTCATTGGAACCTTGGATAAGACCCCCAGTGCCTTAATCAAGACGAAGAAGCAGCTGAAGAACCTTCAACACAACCAGAGCACCCTGGAGACGCCCCTGaccaggaaggagacagagaaa ATCCAAAGAGAAGTGGCTTTTGAGAAAACGTCGAAAGAGGTGTCTCGCTGGCAGAGTGTGGTCCTACAGAACCAGAAGGCAGAGCAGCTGGTCTTCCCACTGAACCAGGAGCCCTCTGGCCCCAAACGCATAGAGCAGGTGGTGGCTGGATGGAAG GCCCAAACCCCCCTAGAACAGGAGATATTCAGCCTCCTACGCATGAACAAGCAGCCTCTCCATGACCCTGTCTTGACACCCACTGAGGAGGCTTCTCTCAGGGCCATGAGTCTGGAGGAG GCCAAGATCCGTCGTGCAGAACTCCAAAAAACCAGAGTACTACAGTCTTATTATGAAGCGAAAGCCAAAAGGGGAAAAAGAATAAAAAGCAAAAA ATACCACAGGATACAGAAGAAAGTGATGCGCAAGGAGtatctaaaacagtttgatgaaATGGTTAagacagaccctgctgctgcctTGGAGGAACTAAAGAAGATGGAACTGTCAAGAATGAAG GAACGAATGTCTCTGAAGCACCAGAACAGTGGCAAATGGGCCAAGTCCAAGGCCATCATGGCAAAATATGATGATGGG GCTCGCAAAGCCATGCAGAAACAGCTGGAAGTGAACAAAGATCTGACGCAGAAGTTGGTAATACCTGCTGACGAagatgaggaggatgaagaggagtcAGCAGAGACCTTGCCAGACTTTGTGAATGACGTAGAGCCCATACtggaccaggtgaatccatggaTGAGAGGCAAGCTTTCTACAGAGCCTATGATGGAGGAAAGCAACCGTTTACATCCTCCTGTTTGGCCCAGAGAAGTGGGAAAACCAGGGGAAGGACGGGACGAccaagaggaggatgaggagcagATGGAGGAAACTGAAGAAGAATCACTTTTAAGAGGGTTTGAAGAGAGGCGGAAATTGCGTCAAACTGAAGATGTTAAGGTTGCACCTATGACTATGGAGGAGAATGACG ATGGGAAGAAAGCTGAGATTTTAGAGATctctgatgatgatgaagaggctGTAGAGATTTCAGATGATGAAGAGGCTTTAGAGGTCTCTGATGATGAGGAGGCTGGGCTCTCAAATTTCACCAGCCTGTTCCATGGGCTAGTGAACCACATGGAGCCTCCAGCTGACCAGCCCAAGGCAGGCCCAGGTCTAGGCCAGGGGGAGAGCCCTGCCCTGCTGGAGGAGGGCCTGGTACGGGTTAGGACCCTGGAGGATGTGGAGCTGCTCAGTCAGGACATCTCTGCCAGTGACACAGCACTTCTGACCACCCGGGATCTGGGCACAGAGGAAACAGACACTCAGTCTGCAActcaacaggcagacaaaaagagaaagaaaatgatTGATCCCAATGAGGTTCTGACCAAGGAAGCAAAGGTCATCGAAATGCCGTTGGCTCCAACAGCTGTTGAGGATGTTGAG GACAAGGAGGAACAGAGGGTCATCATTAAAGAGGCCTTTGCAGGGGATGATGTCATCTCCGACTTCCTGAAGGACAAAAGGAaacaggaggaggcaggaaggCCGAAGGTTATTGACCTGACGTTGCCTGGATGGGGAGAGTGGGGGGGCCTCGGTCTCCAACCTTCTCGTAGCAAACGCAAGAG ATTCCGGGTAAAAGTTGCTCCACCTCCACCAAGACAAGACCAAAAGCTCCCTAACATCATAATCGCAGAGAAGCGGGATTCCTCCATTGCTGCACACCAG GTGTGTCAGTTACCGTTCCCTTTTGAGAACCCCATACAGTTCGAGCGCACCATCCGTTCTCCTGTTGGCCGCACCTGGAACACCCAAAACACAGTGCAGAAGATCACAGCGCCAAAGGTCGTCACCCAGTTAGGTGCCATCATTGAGCCAATTGCTCGGGAGGACTTAATAAAGGACATCAGACAGGCAGTCACAGGGCCCAGTATTAACCTGGAGTCAGACCAAGGACCTCAGAAGAAAAGACGCTCGCAGCAAAAGAAGAAGCACAAACGCAAAAAAAACTGA